GCGCCAGGAAATCAAAAAAGATCAAGATACTCGATGTTTCACCGATTCTCGGTGAAGCCATCAAGAGGATTCATAATGATGAATCGGTGAGTTCACTATTTATATAGGCAGGCGAGGAGGTTTTTAATGGAAAAGATATTAATAAAAGCAGATACAAGGGCAGAGAAAGGAAAAAGCACAGCGAGACGGTTAAGAAAGGAGGGCAGGATACCTGCAGTATTATACGGCAGGGAAGTCGATCCTCTTTCCATCTCTGTTTCTTTGAAGGATTGGGAGAAACTGGGCAAACAATTAAAGAGAAACGTGATCCTTAATATGGAGGTGCATGGCCTCAAGAAAAAGGCAGAGCACAGACCGGTCATGATAAAACACGTTCAAACAGGTGTTCTCAAAAATGAGATCCTTCATATAGATTTTTTACAGGTATCGATGGAAAGAACCATAGAGGTGGAAATACCGATCCATCTGGTCGGGCGTTCAAAGGGAGAAGCAAACGATGGTATTGTCGATCAGCATCTGAGGTCAATCAAGGTGGAATGCCTTCCCACCCAGATCCCTGAGAAGATTGAGGTCGATATATCAGACCTTGACATCGGCGATTCTTACCACGTAAACCAGATATCAATCCCGGGCATAAAACTGCTCGAGCATCTGGATGTTGCGGTGGTCACGGTTATTCCTCCGACAGTAGAAGAAAAACCTGTTGTGGCCGAGGAAGTAGCACCTGCTGCTGTGGAGCCTGAAAAGAAAGAGAAAGAAAAAGAAAAGGAAGAATAGGGGTATTGTTGTTCCTTCTATGCGGGCTTGGCAACAAAGGCTCTGAGTATGCGGGCACGAGACATAACGCCGGATACCTTGTTATAGAACGTTTTTCCAGGGCATTGAATATCCCTTTCAGTAAGAAAATATCCGGTTGCAGGATCGGTGTTTCCGAAAGCCTGATCCTTGCGAAACCGGTCACTTATATGAACCTTTCCGGTGGACCTGTTTTCTCACTCCTGAAAAAGATGAATATAGGACTTGAGAATTTTCTGCTTATCCATGACGACCTTGACATGGAGCTGGGCAGGATAAGGATAAGATTGGGCGGAAGCGATGGCGGACATAAAGGGGTAAGGTCTGTCATGGAAACCCTGGGTTCTTCACAATTTTACCGGTTAAAACTGGGTATCGGAAGAGACCCTGCGATGCCGCCTGAGGACTATGTACTTTCCCGTTTTCGGGATCATGAAATGAAAACGCTGGAAGAGACGTTGGAGACTGCGGT
Above is a window of Syntrophorhabdaceae bacterium DNA encoding:
- a CDS encoding 50S ribosomal protein L25 is translated as MEKILIKADTRAEKGKSTARRLRKEGRIPAVLYGREVDPLSISVSLKDWEKLGKQLKRNVILNMEVHGLKKKAEHRPVMIKHVQTGVLKNEILHIDFLQVSMERTIEVEIPIHLVGRSKGEANDGIVDQHLRSIKVECLPTQIPEKIEVDISDLDIGDSYHVNQISIPGIKLLEHLDVAVVTVIPPTVEEKPVVAEEVAPAAVEPEKKEKEKEKEE
- the pth gene encoding aminoacyl-tRNA hydrolase, yielding MFLLCGLGNKGSEYAGTRHNAGYLVIERFSRALNIPFSKKISGCRIGVSESLILAKPVTYMNLSGGPVFSLLKKMNIGLENFLLIHDDLDMELGRIRIRLGGSDGGHKGVRSVMETLGSSQFYRLKLGIGRDPAMPPEDYVLSRFRDHEMKTLEETLETAVEAAKTFVFDGKAKAMSMYNRR